The Tamandua tetradactyla isolate mTamTet1 chromosome 18, mTamTet1.pri, whole genome shotgun sequence genome contains a region encoding:
- the MC2R gene encoding adrenocorticotropic hormone receptor: MKHIINPYDNNNDTARNNSDCPLVVLPEEIFFTISIVGVLENLIVLLAVIKNKNLQSPMYFFICSLAISDMLGSLYKILENILIMFRNMGYVKPRGHFETTADDIIDSLFILSLLGSIFSLLVIAADRYITIFHALKYHSIVTTRRALVTLMVIWTFCTGSGITMAIFSHHVPTVIAFTVLFPLMLVFILCLYVHMFLLARSHARKISTLPRVNMKGAITLTILLGVFIFCWAPFVLHVLLMTFCPSNPYCACYMSLFQVNGMLIMCNAVIDPFIYAFRSPELREAFKKMIFCNRYQ, translated from the coding sequence ATGAAGcacattatcaatccatatgatAACAACAATGATACAGCTAGAAATAATTCAGACTGTCCTCTTGTGGTATTGCCAGAAGAgatatttttcacaatttccatTGTTGGGGTATTAGAGAATCTGATTGTCCTTCTGGCTGTGATCAAGAATAAGAATCTTCAGTCACCAATGTACTTTTTCATCTGCAGCTTggccatttctgatatgttgggCAGCCTATATAAGATCTTGGAAAATATTCTGATCATGTTCAGAAACATGGGCTATGTCAAGCCTCGTGGCCATTTTGAAACCACAGCAGATGACATCATTGACTCCCTGTTCATCCTCTCTTTGCTGGGCTCCATTTTCAGCTTGTTGGTGATTGCTGCTGATCGCTATATCACCATTTTCCATGCCCTGAAGTACCACAGCATCGTGACCACGCGCCGTGCCCTTGTCACTCTGATGGTCATCTGGACATTCTGCACAGGGAGTGGCATCACCATGGCCATCTTCTCCCATCACGTCCCCACTGTGATTGCCTTCACAGTGCTCTTCCCTCTGATGCTGGTCTTCATTCTGTGCCTCTATGTGCACATGTTCTTGTTGGCCCGTTCCCATGCCAGGAAGATCTCAACACTTCCCAGAGTCAACATGAAAGGGGCCATCACACTGACCATCCTGCTGGGTGTCTTCATCTTCTGCTGGGCCCCCTTTGTCCTCCATGTCCTCTTGATGACATTCTGCCCCAGTAACCCTTACTGTGCTTGCTATATGTCCCTCTTCCAGGTGAATGGCATGTTGATCATGTGCAATGCAGTCATTGATCCCTTCATATATGCCTTCCGGAGCCCAGAGCTCAGGGAGGCCTTCAAGAAGATGATCTTCTGCAACAGGTACCAGTGA